From the genome of Kosmotoga arenicorallina S304, one region includes:
- a CDS encoding alpha/beta fold hydrolase yields the protein MAYFKRGNVELYYELHGEKTKPVVVLLNGIMMSTLSWHGHLPDLTRFFQVLLMDFRDQGKSSRMSQNYDISIHAEDLNALLDHLNIDKINVVGLSYGGQVAQLFALMNPQRVNALVLSNTPARISPYLQELGEAWKEAARLYDGEKFFSLAIPFIYSDTFYNNNLKWLKKRQEAFKTLLDKDWFNGFIRLASSNLSFNTLDELSGIKSPTLLVMADRDIITPINEMELIKEKIPNSECLIIHDAGHAAFLEKQGEFLAAVMGFLLRYN from the coding sequence ATGGCTTATTTCAAGAGGGGAAATGTAGAGCTGTATTACGAACTTCATGGTGAAAAAACCAAGCCAGTTGTTGTACTTTTGAATGGAATTATGATGTCCACGCTTTCATGGCATGGCCACTTGCCTGATTTAACACGTTTTTTTCAGGTATTGCTTATGGATTTCAGAGATCAGGGAAAATCAAGCAGGATGTCACAGAACTATGATATTTCTATTCATGCTGAAGATCTTAACGCTCTACTTGATCATCTTAATATAGATAAGATTAATGTTGTAGGCCTTTCTTATGGGGGACAGGTGGCACAGCTTTTTGCGTTGATGAATCCTCAAAGGGTGAATGCTTTAGTCCTTTCCAATACTCCTGCACGAATTTCACCATATCTTCAAGAACTTGGCGAAGCCTGGAAAGAAGCTGCGCGGCTATATGATGGTGAGAAATTCTTTTCACTGGCTATTCCTTTCATCTATTCTGATACTTTTTACAACAATAATCTGAAATGGCTAAAAAAGCGCCAGGAAGCCTTTAAGACACTTCTCGATAAAGACTGGTTTAATGGTTTTATAAGGCTCGCATCAAGTAACCTGAGCTTTAACACACTCGATGAACTATCCGGTATCAAAAGCCCTACGCTTCTGGTGATGGCTGACAGAGATATCATTACTCCAATCAACGAAATGGAACTCATAAAAGAAAAAATTCCTAACAGTGAGTGCCTGATAATTCATGATGCCGGGCATGCAGCTTTTCTGGAAAAGCAGGGAGAATTCCTGGCTGCAGTTATGGGTTTTCTCCTCAGATATAATTGA
- a CDS encoding 3-oxoacyl-ACP synthase, with protein sequence MEHVGIAGIGIYLPEQRISAKEISELSKIPENVIAEKFGIRQKFLPGPGDTTSYMAIKASEKAIEDAKISPEDVDLLIWGGGQHKDYPCWLAGLKVAHEIGASRAWSFDMEAMCGSMMVAIDIAKSIMLTRNDVNTVLIASGYRNVDLINPAEPSTSFMLDIGAGGAAVVLKKNLGRNIVLASSFKGDGSFSEDCVVPVGGTKNWPMKEQDVKDFYFKVSGDPAEFKKRLSEKTTPNFFKVIRESVKNSGYREKDIDYLAILHFKRSAHYAVLQELGLTPEQSTYLENYGHIGQNDQLLSIKLGLEKGKIKDGSLIVMVGAGLGFVWAATTIRWGTV encoded by the coding sequence TTGGAACATGTTGGAATTGCAGGAATAGGTATCTATCTTCCGGAGCAAAGAATTTCAGCCAAGGAGATCTCTGAACTCTCTAAAATTCCTGAAAATGTTATTGCTGAAAAGTTTGGTATCAGGCAGAAGTTTCTTCCAGGTCCCGGAGACACTACAAGCTATATGGCAATCAAAGCATCAGAAAAAGCCATAGAAGATGCTAAGATATCCCCCGAGGATGTCGATCTTCTAATATGGGGTGGTGGTCAACATAAGGACTACCCTTGCTGGCTTGCCGGATTAAAAGTTGCTCATGAAATCGGTGCTTCCCGGGCATGGTCTTTTGATATGGAAGCCATGTGTGGTTCTATGATGGTAGCCATAGATATTGCGAAAAGCATTATGCTCACCCGAAACGACGTTAATACGGTCCTGATAGCAAGCGGTTATAGAAATGTTGACCTAATTAATCCCGCTGAGCCTTCCACGAGTTTTATGCTTGACATTGGAGCTGGAGGTGCTGCTGTCGTATTGAAGAAGAACCTTGGAAGAAATATTGTTTTGGCATCCTCTTTCAAAGGCGATGGTTCTTTCTCGGAAGATTGCGTGGTGCCCGTTGGCGGAACTAAAAACTGGCCCATGAAAGAGCAAGATGTAAAAGATTTCTATTTCAAAGTTTCGGGTGACCCAGCAGAGTTCAAAAAGAGGCTCTCTGAAAAGACTACTCCGAACTTTTTCAAGGTAATAAGGGAATCTGTAAAAAATAGCGGATATCGTGAAAAGGATATTGATTATCTGGCTATTTTACACTTCAAGCGCTCAGCGCATTATGCCGTATTACAGGAACTCGGACTAACACCTGAACAATCCACTTACCTTGAGAATTATGGGCACATAGGACAAAATGATCAGTTGCTTTCAATAAAGCTGGGACTTGAAAAAGGAAAAATAAAAGATGGTTCTCTCATCGTTATGGTAGGAGCAGGTCTCGGTTTTGTCTGGGCAGCGACTACCATTCGCTGGGGGACAGTATAG
- the fabG gene encoding 3-oxoacyl-[acyl-carrier-protein] reductase — MRLKGKVVIITGAASGIGRASAKRFCEEGATVIACDLNEELLKSLVDEAKGLPGEIVAKKLSVTDRKAIEKLVEELKEKYGKIDGLVNNAGITRDALIQKMSEEDWDIVIDVNLKGVFNMTQFVVPVMLSQGYGSIVNTSSVVGVYGNIGQTNYSATKGGVIAMTKTWAKEFTRKGSNIRVNAVAPGFIKTPMTEKVPEKVIKYMEEKIPLKRMGNPEEIANVYLFLISDESSYITGQVIGVDGGLVL, encoded by the coding sequence ATGAGGCTTAAAGGTAAAGTAGTTATCATCACAGGAGCTGCAAGTGGTATTGGAAGAGCTTCTGCGAAAAGATTTTGTGAAGAAGGGGCTACTGTGATAGCTTGTGACCTAAACGAAGAGCTCTTAAAAAGTCTTGTAGATGAAGCTAAGGGGCTTCCTGGAGAAATTGTAGCTAAAAAGCTCAGTGTTACTGACCGCAAGGCTATTGAAAAACTTGTAGAGGAACTCAAAGAGAAATATGGCAAAATCGACGGACTGGTTAACAACGCTGGCATAACCAGAGATGCGCTCATTCAAAAGATGTCAGAAGAAGATTGGGATATCGTTATTGACGTTAATCTAAAAGGAGTATTCAATATGACTCAATTTGTGGTTCCCGTTATGCTTAGCCAGGGTTACGGTTCAATAGTGAATACTTCTTCGGTCGTTGGTGTGTACGGAAACATAGGGCAAACAAACTATTCGGCTACCAAAGGGGGAGTCATTGCCATGACCAAAACCTGGGCAAAAGAATTCACCAGAAAAGGTAGCAATATAAGAGTCAATGCCGTGGCCCCTGGTTTCATAAAAACCCCTATGACGGAAAAAGTCCCGGAAAAAGTTATCAAATACATGGAAGAAAAGATCCCTCTCAAAAGAATGGGAAATCCTGAAGAAATTGCAAATGTATATCTATTTCTTATATCCGATGAGTCGAGTTATATCACAGGTCAAGTCATTGGTGTTGACGGAGGGCTTGTTCTTTGA
- a CDS encoding TetR/AcrR family transcriptional regulator, with product MSTRVQRTRNALLLAAEDLFSSKGFEKTSIAAICRKAGLSNGVFYRHFKNKDDIFRTITNEMMESFQRSVKIVKSSSKRDELKHLYISAFEALWKSRRRFKAFHEAEYRLKNIEDLVDATYLDAISKILKTNAFEIRPALKWFLIGPIRFSAIYWIIFKNNKVPVEVIDDLLDFTCHGFDIPARMSGEVTRFSINKKASYGNDNRSLIMESAEKLFGKKGYFKTSVYEIMSGAGFGQGTFYLYFKNKQALLEELVMFANRKLRHMMRDASIDLGSRLEKEIRNYRVFLEFMKEHRELYEIVRESEFIVDNLGYRYYEKLLSSYVKALRSSMDSGELRPMNEHSIAIFLMGIGHFMGLDLVFRPRYPVDKWEEYLIDLAKLIARGLEV from the coding sequence TTGAGCACAAGAGTTCAAAGAACACGGAATGCACTTCTTTTAGCTGCTGAAGACCTCTTCAGCAGCAAGGGTTTTGAAAAAACATCCATAGCTGCAATTTGCAGAAAAGCAGGGTTGTCAAATGGCGTTTTTTACCGTCATTTCAAGAACAAAGACGACATCTTCAGAACCATTACAAACGAAATGATGGAGAGTTTCCAGCGATCAGTAAAAATTGTCAAGAGCAGTAGCAAGCGCGATGAACTCAAGCATTTATATATATCAGCCTTCGAAGCATTGTGGAAGTCCAGAAGGCGTTTCAAAGCTTTTCATGAAGCAGAATACAGGCTAAAAAATATCGAAGACCTCGTTGATGCTACATACTTAGATGCAATATCCAAAATCTTAAAAACAAATGCCTTTGAAATTAGACCAGCATTGAAGTGGTTTTTAATTGGCCCTATAAGATTTAGCGCTATTTACTGGATAATCTTTAAGAACAACAAAGTTCCTGTTGAAGTGATAGATGATCTGCTGGATTTTACCTGTCACGGTTTTGATATTCCTGCGAGAATGAGTGGTGAGGTTACACGTTTTTCCATAAATAAAAAGGCAAGCTATGGAAATGACAATCGTTCCCTCATTATGGAATCAGCTGAAAAACTCTTCGGGAAAAAAGGGTATTTCAAAACTTCCGTATATGAAATAATGTCCGGAGCTGGCTTTGGTCAGGGCACATTTTATCTCTACTTCAAGAACAAACAGGCTTTGCTGGAAGAACTGGTTATGTTTGCAAACAGAAAACTGCGCCATATGATGAGAGATGCATCAATTGACCTTGGAAGCAGGCTCGAAAAGGAGATTAGAAATTATCGTGTATTTCTTGAATTCATGAAAGAGCACAGAGAGCTCTATGAAATCGTTAGAGAGTCTGAATTCATTGTTGACAATCTTGGTTATAGATATTACGAAAAGCTTCTGAGTTCTTATGTAAAAGCTCTAAGGAGTTCAATGGATTCGGGTGAGCTTCGCCCTATGAATGAACATTCAATAGCTATCTTTCTCATGGGAATTGGGCATTTTATGGGTCTTGACCTTGTTTTCAGGCCACGATATCCCGTAGATAAATGGGAGGAATATCTCATTGATCTTGCAAAGCTCATTGCAAGAGGTTTGGAGGTATAA
- a CDS encoding acetyl-CoA hydrolase/transferase family protein, with protein MDWKELYRKKLLSLDSALNLIKTNQKIVVSMVSMEPKGLLDNLHKISDRVKNVSVTSCLNMREYPFFMDSQYNGTFINESWFYSAPVRKAAESGYKTVSYIPNNLHNAGTDRIVSNKPDIFWGVASPMDKNGYMTLSLSNVYERDMVENADIVVLEVNEKAPKTHGETQVHISEVDHVIENNFDIPELPVVEPSETEKHIARHISALIEDGSTLQIGIGGIPNAVAKLLEDKRDLGIHTEMFTESMIELFEKGIITNRRKTLWPGKFICTFALGTKKMYEFVEDNPGIFVLRGKYVNDPYIIAQNEKMVSINTAITVDLTGQVCSEAIGTRHYSGTGGQLDTHRGATMSKGGKGIIALRSTAKHGTISTIVPLLPPGSPVTVPRQDIDYVVTEYGIAHLRGLSVKQRVEALVNIAHPDFRNQLKKEASKLNLI; from the coding sequence ATGGACTGGAAGGAACTTTACAGGAAAAAGCTGCTTTCTCTGGATTCAGCTTTGAATCTGATAAAAACTAATCAAAAAATTGTTGTCAGCATGGTTTCAATGGAACCCAAGGGGTTGCTTGATAACCTGCATAAAATATCAGATCGTGTGAAAAATGTCAGCGTAACCAGTTGCCTTAACATGCGTGAATATCCCTTTTTTATGGATTCGCAATATAATGGAACCTTCATCAATGAATCGTGGTTTTATTCAGCACCCGTTAGAAAAGCGGCTGAATCTGGTTATAAAACTGTCTCTTACATACCCAACAATTTGCATAACGCTGGTACCGACAGGATTGTAAGCAACAAACCTGACATTTTTTGGGGTGTAGCATCACCTATGGACAAGAATGGTTATATGACGCTCTCTCTTTCCAATGTCTATGAACGTGACATGGTAGAAAACGCTGATATCGTTGTCCTGGAAGTTAACGAAAAGGCTCCAAAAACTCATGGGGAAACACAGGTTCATATCAGCGAGGTTGACCACGTAATAGAAAACAATTTCGATATTCCAGAGCTCCCGGTTGTTGAGCCTTCAGAAACGGAAAAGCACATAGCGCGACACATTTCTGCACTCATTGAGGATGGTTCAACCTTGCAGATAGGTATTGGTGGAATTCCCAATGCAGTGGCGAAACTGCTTGAAGACAAAAGGGATCTGGGCATTCATACTGAGATGTTCACCGAATCTATGATAGAACTCTTTGAAAAAGGGATAATAACAAACAGGCGGAAAACGCTCTGGCCCGGAAAATTTATCTGCACCTTCGCCCTTGGTACAAAAAAGATGTATGAATTTGTTGAAGATAATCCGGGAATTTTTGTATTAAGGGGCAAATATGTCAATGACCCATATATCATTGCTCAAAACGAGAAGATGGTTTCTATAAACACAGCGATAACAGTTGACCTTACCGGCCAGGTGTGTTCAGAAGCAATCGGGACAAGACATTACAGCGGGACAGGCGGTCAGCTCGATACCCACCGTGGCGCAACTATGTCAAAAGGCGGTAAGGGAATCATAGCCTTGCGATCAACAGCGAAGCACGGGACTATCTCAACGATAGTTCCCTTATTACCGCCTGGTTCTCCGGTAACTGTTCCCAGGCAGGACATAGATTATGTGGTTACAGAATACGGCATTGCCCATTTGAGAGGGTTAAGCGTCAAACAAAGGGTGGAAGCTCTTGTTAATATAGCTCATCCAGATTTCAGAAATCAGCTAAAAAAAGAGGCAAGCAAATTGAATTTAATATAG
- a CDS encoding acetyl-CoA C-acetyltransferase, with amino-acid sequence MKKIYIVGAKRTAIGTLGGSLKDVPAVELGVTAAKAAIKQAELAPEKIDETIIGCILSAGQGMGPGRQVSIYTGVPAEKPGYTVNMLCGSGMKSVMIGATDILLGEAEIVLAGGIENMSKAPYLLPSGRFGYRLGNGEIVDHMVFDGLTDIFNNYHMGVTAENLARRYEITREEQDEFAFNSQMKAKKAISEGKFKDEIEPVIIKTRKGEVVFDTDEHPRDTTLEKLGKLRPAFVKDGTVTAGNSSGINDGGSAMVIASQDAVKAHGLKPMAEIIAFAQAGVDPAYMGYGPVPAIKKVLEKAKMSIKDIELFELNEAFAAQSLAVLKGLEEELGVERDWVLERTNVNGGAIALGHPIGASGNRIIVTLLYEMKKRKLTYGLASLCIGGGMGTAVIIKNID; translated from the coding sequence ATGAAAAAGATCTATATCGTTGGTGCAAAAAGAACGGCCATCGGTACGCTGGGAGGTTCACTTAAAGACGTACCTGCGGTTGAACTTGGAGTCACTGCCGCAAAAGCAGCGATAAAGCAGGCCGAACTTGCTCCTGAAAAAATCGATGAAACAATCATAGGGTGCATTCTTTCTGCCGGTCAGGGTATGGGACCGGGGAGACAGGTATCAATATATACAGGCGTTCCAGCGGAAAAACCCGGTTATACCGTGAATATGCTTTGCGGTTCCGGTATGAAAAGCGTTATGATCGGCGCCACGGATATATTGCTCGGCGAAGCAGAAATCGTTCTTGCAGGCGGCATTGAAAACATGTCCAAAGCACCATATCTACTTCCGAGCGGCAGATTTGGATATAGGCTTGGAAATGGCGAGATAGTCGATCACATGGTTTTTGACGGCCTTACCGATATCTTCAACAACTACCATATGGGTGTTACAGCAGAAAACCTTGCCAGGAGATATGAGATAACGAGAGAAGAACAGGATGAATTTGCTTTCAACAGCCAGATGAAAGCAAAAAAAGCAATATCTGAAGGCAAATTCAAGGACGAAATCGAACCTGTGATAATAAAAACGCGAAAAGGGGAAGTCGTTTTTGACACCGATGAACACCCGAGAGATACTACTCTTGAAAAACTCGGTAAATTAAGGCCGGCTTTCGTAAAGGACGGAACAGTCACTGCTGGTAATTCTTCAGGGATAAACGATGGTGGTAGTGCCATGGTCATCGCCTCACAAGATGCCGTAAAAGCTCATGGGCTGAAACCCATGGCAGAAATCATTGCTTTTGCTCAAGCCGGTGTGGATCCAGCTTATATGGGATATGGGCCTGTACCAGCAATAAAAAAAGTTCTTGAAAAAGCAAAAATGAGCATAAAGGACATTGAACTTTTTGAGCTAAACGAAGCCTTTGCCGCTCAAAGCCTTGCTGTGTTGAAAGGTCTGGAAGAAGAACTTGGTGTTGAAAGAGATTGGGTGCTCGAGAGAACAAATGTAAATGGTGGCGCTATTGCACTTGGACATCCCATTGGTGCATCAGGGAACCGCATTATTGTTACTCTCCTATATGAAATGAAAAAACGCAAATTGACCTACGGCCTTGCTTCCCTTTGTATAGGCGGTGGAATGGGTACAGCGGTGATAATAAAGAATATTGATTGA
- a CDS encoding ABC transporter substrate-binding protein: MKKLLLSVLFVIFAISFVLAEDGVYPDKIVIGSFQALSGPVAPIGISMKKGMDAYFNWVNANGGINGRKIEFIVADDAFNPSKTVVEVKRLVEQDKVFAIVGGLGTPGCLAVADYLNNSGVPFVYQGSGSSILAIPPKKYVFTVQPNYTTEGQIMAKYLVEVLGKKRIGIVYRADDAGQEELNGLKRWLVEHGYSSALVAKLPVDVTRTTFDNEILKLMEMNVDAVVLSMWIPQSPNFLKQAYEYGLDALLLGNYVNPDPTVIALAGDAAEGFQAMAWVMGDIADESFQKYIAIYQETFKDEIPNAYAAAGFIAAEVFTEALKRAGEEPTRESLVKALEGMNGWKGLITPSITYKPYDPDDKYCRVGIRQMYVMEVQNKVWTTLTDWISVAE; this comes from the coding sequence ATGAAGAAACTTCTTTTGTCTGTGTTATTTGTCATTTTTGCCATTAGCTTTGTACTGGCGGAAGATGGAGTGTATCCCGACAAGATTGTTATCGGGTCTTTCCAAGCTCTTTCAGGTCCAGTGGCACCAATAGGTATCTCTATGAAAAAAGGCATGGACGCCTATTTCAATTGGGTAAATGCCAATGGTGGAATTAACGGTAGGAAGATCGAATTTATTGTTGCCGACGATGCTTTCAACCCTTCAAAAACCGTGGTTGAAGTCAAAAGGCTTGTAGAACAGGACAAAGTTTTCGCAATTGTTGGAGGCCTTGGTACACCCGGATGCCTTGCAGTAGCCGATTATCTCAACAATTCCGGCGTCCCCTTCGTTTACCAGGGAAGCGGTTCGAGTATCCTTGCTATTCCACCCAAGAAATACGTGTTCACCGTGCAGCCCAATTACACAACGGAAGGCCAGATAATGGCGAAATATCTGGTCGAGGTTCTTGGGAAAAAGCGTATAGGAATTGTTTACAGAGCAGATGATGCCGGACAGGAAGAACTTAACGGCCTTAAACGCTGGCTTGTTGAACATGGATACAGTTCTGCCCTTGTTGCTAAACTTCCGGTTGATGTCACAAGAACTACTTTCGATAATGAAATCTTGAAACTCATGGAAATGAATGTTGATGCAGTAGTACTGAGCATGTGGATACCCCAGAGTCCCAATTTCCTGAAACAGGCTTATGAGTACGGGCTCGATGCCCTTTTGCTCGGCAACTATGTCAACCCTGATCCCACAGTAATCGCATTGGCAGGAGATGCAGCAGAAGGTTTCCAGGCAATGGCATGGGTCATGGGTGATATTGCGGACGAAAGCTTCCAGAAATACATTGCGATTTATCAGGAAACCTTCAAAGACGAGATCCCTAACGCATATGCAGCAGCCGGGTTTATAGCAGCTGAAGTATTCACCGAAGCCCTCAAGCGGGCCGGCGAAGAACCCACAAGGGAAAGCCTTGTTAAAGCGCTTGAAGGCATGAACGGCTGGAAGGGTCTTATTACACCCTCTATTACTTACAAACCCTATGATCCAGATGACAAATATTGCCGTGTTGGTATCAGGCAGATGTATGTAATGGAAGTGCAAAACAAAGTCTGGACTACTTTGACGGACTGGATATCAGTTGCTGAATAA
- a CDS encoding ABC transporter ATP-binding protein — translation MALEVKNVTVKFGGVTAVKSFDMFVEKNTIHSLIGPNGAGKTTLFNVITRIVKETEGKVFFNGEDLAAYKPYEVIKTGISRTFQNLEIFKYMTVKDNFFVGHHGEINYGIFQEILWTGKAKRIEKRSMEKAFEIAELLGLKSRLNTLAGMLPYGLQKLVEIGRALMSEPEFLMLDEPAAGLNPTETSQLKLLIKRLRDEYNLTIFLVEHDMSLVMDISDRVTVMNFGEKIAEGSAYDIKNDPKVIEAYLGENKYA, via the coding sequence ATGGCACTTGAAGTCAAAAACGTAACCGTGAAATTTGGTGGCGTTACCGCTGTCAAATCCTTTGATATGTTTGTCGAAAAAAACACCATACATTCTTTAATCGGTCCAAATGGAGCCGGCAAAACCACTCTTTTCAATGTCATTACCCGGATTGTAAAGGAAACCGAAGGAAAGGTCTTTTTCAACGGCGAAGACCTGGCAGCATATAAGCCTTATGAAGTTATAAAAACGGGCATATCCAGAACTTTCCAGAACCTCGAAATATTCAAGTACATGACTGTGAAGGATAATTTCTTTGTCGGGCATCATGGTGAGATCAATTATGGAATATTTCAGGAAATACTGTGGACGGGCAAAGCGAAAAGAATAGAAAAAAGATCAATGGAAAAGGCATTTGAAATTGCGGAATTACTAGGCCTTAAAAGCAGGCTCAACACGCTGGCTGGCATGCTTCCTTACGGATTGCAAAAGCTCGTCGAAATCGGTAGAGCTTTGATGAGCGAACCCGAATTTCTCATGCTGGATGAACCTGCAGCTGGCTTGAATCCAACAGAAACCTCTCAGTTGAAGCTTTTAATCAAGCGATTGCGTGATGAATACAACCTTACGATTTTTCTAGTAGAACATGATATGTCACTGGTAATGGATATATCTGATAGAGTAACAGTCATGAATTTTGGCGAAAAGATAGCTGAAGGGTCAGCCTATGATATAAAAAATGACCCCAAAGTTATAGAAGCCTATCTGGGAGAGAATAAATATGCTTGA
- a CDS encoding ABC transporter ATP-binding protein: MLEIKNIEVFYGYVRALKDVSLRIEEGQIVSLLGSNGAGKSTTLKTISGLLKPRKGNIFFQGKDIMHLDSSEIVRRGIVQCPEGRQLFPDLSVKENLLSGAITRKNKKQINTDLQNVYNLFPILQERKNQLAGTLSGGEQQMLAIGRALMAAPKLLMLDEPSLGLAPKIVEQIFELLANLNKEHGLTILLVEQNANAALRISDYAYILEVGTLALEGNAKDLLKSELVQQKYLGA, from the coding sequence ATGCTTGAGATAAAAAATATCGAGGTCTTTTATGGATATGTCAGAGCACTGAAAGATGTATCATTACGCATTGAAGAAGGTCAGATAGTCTCCCTGCTTGGCTCCAATGGAGCGGGAAAATCAACGACGCTTAAAACAATTTCTGGCCTTTTAAAACCCAGAAAAGGTAATATCTTTTTTCAGGGGAAGGATATAATGCACCTTGATTCATCGGAAATAGTCAGAAGGGGAATTGTGCAGTGCCCGGAAGGGCGGCAATTATTTCCAGACCTTTCTGTTAAGGAAAACCTCCTTTCAGGGGCTATCACACGAAAAAACAAAAAGCAAATAAATACGGATCTCCAGAATGTTTATAACCTCTTCCCGATATTGCAGGAGAGAAAGAATCAGCTAGCCGGGACTTTGTCCGGTGGCGAACAGCAAATGCTTGCCATTGGCAGGGCACTCATGGCGGCTCCAAAATTGCTTATGTTAGATGAACCTTCTCTTGGACTTGCACCAAAAATTGTTGAGCAAATTTTTGAGCTTCTTGCCAATCTTAACAAAGAACACGGTCTGACAATTTTGCTTGTTGAGCAAAATGCCAATGCTGCGCTCAGGATCTCTGATTATGCTTATATCCTCGAGGTAGGAACTCTCGCCCTCGAAGGTAATGCAAAGGATCTTCTTAAGAGCGAATTGGTTCAGCAAAAATATCTTGGAGCCTGA
- a CDS encoding branched-chain amino acid ABC transporter permease, with protein sequence MVTFLQQIILGLREGSLFSLVALGLVLVYKTSGVVNFAYGNMGMFAAYIAYTVFAIAGLPLWVAVLTAVLFGFFLGAATERGLLRPIRHLSHSAMLILTLGLLMILEGLALEIWKQDYKPFPSLIRGRPFIIKFSQGRIILTRQDLLIFGIAAAIMLTLFLYFKFTRVGLSVRATAQNETAARLMGIKVGMVFAFSWGIGTALSALAAIMAAPRTQINPNMMIDLQIQGLTAAVLGGFESLPGTVVGGLLLGIIEQFVARYLSEELKMAFALLIILILLLIKPEGLLGRRSAERV encoded by the coding sequence ATGGTAACTTTTTTACAGCAAATAATATTGGGGCTCAGAGAAGGGAGCCTTTTTTCGCTGGTAGCTCTGGGTCTTGTGCTTGTATACAAAACCTCCGGTGTTGTGAACTTTGCCTATGGAAATATGGGAATGTTCGCCGCTTACATAGCATACACCGTTTTTGCAATTGCTGGATTACCTCTCTGGGTTGCGGTTCTCACTGCTGTCCTTTTTGGCTTCTTTCTTGGAGCAGCAACGGAACGAGGGTTATTGCGCCCTATACGACACCTTTCCCACTCAGCGATGTTAATCCTGACGCTGGGACTTCTCATGATACTTGAAGGTCTTGCACTGGAAATATGGAAACAGGATTACAAACCATTTCCCTCCCTTATACGCGGAAGACCCTTTATCATCAAATTTTCACAGGGAAGAATCATACTCACAAGGCAGGATCTTCTCATTTTTGGCATTGCAGCAGCTATCATGTTAACTCTTTTCCTTTACTTCAAATTCACAAGGGTAGGACTTTCGGTGCGTGCGACAGCACAAAACGAAACTGCTGCAAGATTAATGGGGATCAAAGTGGGTATGGTATTTGCTTTTTCCTGGGGCATAGGTACCGCATTGAGTGCTCTTGCCGCTATAATGGCCGCTCCAAGAACTCAAATAAACCCAAATATGATGATAGATCTTCAGATACAGGGTCTCACGGCTGCGGTCCTTGGAGGGTTTGAAAGTCTTCCCGGTACAGTTGTTGGTGGACTTCTGCTCGGTATCATAGAACAATTTGTGGCACGTTATCTCTCCGAAGAATTGAAAATGGCCTTTGCATTGTTAATTATTCTCATACTACTTCTTATAAAACCCGAAGGTCTTCTGGGCCGCAGGTCAGCAGAAAGGGTGTAG